In a single window of the Natator depressus isolate rNatDep1 chromosome 24, rNatDep2.hap1, whole genome shotgun sequence genome:
- the LOC141977256 gene encoding natural killer cell receptor 2B4-like: MEGALRPSLLLLLLVLQPGECKEMEVAAIARESVQLQPVKLPDSWAEITWKVTLDSAETYRLVTFNKKELHDLGSAPHFIKRVNFHPENLSLQIDPVKKSDSGVYTLEVDPRGGRVNITKFRVSVFDRVRQPNLTVLSAHQELGQCNVTLSCSVPGADTVTYTWSRGMSRIPSDRDHQLRGHQSLLHVVINADSSDVFYRCNASNRASWDADTVDVKPLCNSPATGFSSTGFPAGSSSPVTYCQVKGILLLVVLGALLTAICMVHVLTRDKERLD, encoded by the exons ATGGAGGGGGCTCTACGGCCTTCCCTTCTCTTGCTCCTGCTGGTTTTACAGCCTGGCG AATGTAAAGAAATGGAAGTGGCCGCAATTGCCAGGGAATCCGTCCAGTTACAGCCAGTGAAATTGCCGGACTCTTGGGCAGAAATCACCTGGAAGGTCACACTAGACTCAGCAGAGACGTATCGGCTTGTAACATTTAATAAAAAGGAACTCCATGACCTTGGGTCAGCCCCACATTTTATCAAAAGAGTCAATTTCCACCCTGAGAACCTCTCACTGCAGATCGATCCCGTTAAGAAGTCAGACAGTGGCGTCTATACCTTGGAAGTTGACCCTAGAGGAGGCCGAGTCAACATCACAAAGTTCCGTGTCTCTGTGTTCG ACCGAGTCCGGCAGCCAAACCTCACGGTGCTCTCTGCCCACCAGGAGCTCGGCCAGTGCAACGTTACCCTGTCCTGCTCGGTGCCTGGCGCTGACACAGTCACCTACACCTGGTCCCGAGGCATGTCCCGGATCCCGTCTGACAGGGACCATCAGCTCCGTGGGCACCAATCCCTGCTGCACGTTGTGATTAATGCAGACAGCAGTGACGTCTTCTACCGATGTAATGCTAGTAACCGAGCCAGCTGGGATGCAGACACTGTAGATGTCAAACCATTGTGCAACTCCCCAGCCACAG GTTTCTCCAGCACTGGCTTCCCAGCAGGGTCAAGCAGCCCAGTGACCTATTGCCAGGTGAAGGGGATTCTCCTGCTGGTGGTGCTGGGAGCCCTGCTCACAGCCATCTGCATGGTGCACGTCCTCACCCGGGACAAAGAGAGGCTGGATTGA
- the LOC141977482 gene encoding LOW QUALITY PROTEIN: SLAM family member 5-like (The sequence of the model RefSeq protein was modified relative to this genomic sequence to represent the inferred CDS: deleted 1 base in 1 codon) gives MGRAVDLVLKAPVLLSRGAGYGRAEAGAMELSGILGGSVTFPLGIPAAEHFENAGWTVNTNSSLTVAAGQPPNVVLIDKKNYRGCMRILDESYSLQITHLRMEDTGQYTADINTDKVYKQGPEPAIDCDSVTCVNETCNYILSCTARDAGENVTYSWTRPAGGAVVSIGPILSISQRPRDAHLAVTCTAQNPVSHSSTTVSPNDFCAGL, from the exons ATGGGGCGTGCGGTCGATCTGGTCCTAAAGGCTCCTGTTCTTCTCTCTCGTGGGGCAGGGtatggcagagcagaggcaggcgCAATGGAGCTGAGCGGGATTCTGGGAGGGTCGGTCACTTTCCCTCTGGGGATACCAGCGGCAGAGCACTTCGAGAACGCTGGCTGGACGGTAAACACAAACAGTTCACTAACCGTAGCAGCAGGGCAACCACCCAATGTCGTTCTGATAGACAAAAAAAATTACCGCGGATGCATGAGAATCCTTGACGAGAGCTACTCCCTACAGATCACCCACTTGCGGATGGAGGACACGGGACAATACACAGCTGACATAAACACGGATAAAGTGTACA AGCAAGGACCGGAGCCAGCTATCGACTGTGACTCAGTGACCTGCGTGAATGAAACCTGTAACTACATCCTGAGCTGCACCGCCAGGGATGCG GGGGAGAATGTGACCTACAGCTGGACtcgcccagcagggggcgctgtggtgtCCATTGGACCCATTCTGAGCATCTCCCAGAGACCCCGTGATGCTCACCTGGCCGTCACCTGCACAGCACAGAACCCCGTCAGCCACAGCTCCACAACGGTCTCACCAAACGACTTTTGTGCAG GCCTTTGA
- the LOC141977308 gene encoding SLAM family member 5-like, whose translation MEGALRPSLLLLLLVLQRGAYGRAEAGATELSGILGGSVTFPLGIPAEQVKTVAWTVNTTRIVVTVVAGNRPTVIVLDPSYEGRLRVPAESYSLQITSLRMEDTGTYSAHISTAPDNIYRHFLLRVYKRVPEPTILCDSVTCVTETCNYILSCTARDGGEHVTYSWTRPAGGAVVSIGPILTISHGPRDAHLAVTCTAQNPVSHSSTTASAKDLCAASPSAPASSLSYCHVKGIVLLLVLGALSTGIIAVHVLPGRDRRRD comes from the exons ATGGAGGGGGCTCTACGGCCTTCCCTTCTCTTGCTCCTGTTGGTTTTACAGCGCGGCG CGTacggcagagcagaggcaggcgCGACGGAGCTGAGCGGGATTCTGGGGGGCTCCGTCACTTTCCCTCTGGGGATCCCAGCAGAGCAAGTTAAAACTGTTGCATGGACAGTAAACACAACAAGGATTGTAGTAACTGTCGTAGCAGGAAACCGCCCCACAGTCATTGTGTTAGACCCATCCTACGAGGGACGCCTGAGAGTCCCTGCCGAGAGCTACTCGCTTCAAATCACCAGCCTGAGGATGGAGGACACGGGCACCTACAGCGCTCACATCAGCACAGCTCCAGACAACATCTACAGACACTTCCTGCTGCGCGTGTACA AGCGAGTACCGGAGCCAACTATCCTCTGTGACTCAGTGACCTGTGTGACCGAAACCTGTAACTACATCCTGAGCTGCACCGCCAGGGATGGAGGGGAGCATGTGACCTACAGCTGGACtcgcccagcagggggcgctgtggtgtCCATTGGACCCATTCTGACCATCTCCCATGGACCCCGTGATGCTCACCTGGCCGTCACCTGCACAGCACAGAACCCCGTCAGTCACAGCTCCACAACGGCCTCTGCAAAGGACCTTTGTGCAG CTTCCCCATCGGCCCCGGCCTCCTCGCTGTCCTACTGCCACGTCAAGGGGATCGttctgctgctggtgctgggagccctgAGCACTGGGATCATCGCGGTGCACGTCCTCCCCGGCAGGGACCGGAGACGGGACTGA